Genomic segment of Pochonia chlamydosporia 170 chromosome 1, whole genome shotgun sequence:
ATCAGTCAGGTTGAGAATGCCAGCAGATACGGCGTACAGGTCGTGCGCAACCTCTGCAATTCCAGTCAGACCGGTGCTTTCCGGGACTTGGGCAACGACCCGAGGTATGGGCTTCTTTGCAGTGGGATCCAGAGTGTACAAACGCCCGTGGTCAAACgtgtcgaggaggagatgacCATTAGAGCGAACGGCAATGTTTTCAACAAACTGGCTAGTGTTGGGAAATTGAAAGAGTTGCGTTGCTGTGAGGGCAGTAATGGGAGAAGCTCCCAGTAGGAGAGGTAGCATCTTCATGGTGTGTATAAGGTGAGATGTAGACCTTGCTGTTCATGCAAACAGAAAGATTGTCGAGGGCCAATGCTAACTTTTATATTCATCATGTATAGTACATTGACTCTCCACTGTGGAATAACCCAGTACGTGTGGATATCAACAAGAGTCATCTTTGTTCCTGGCCACCGCATTACCAAGTGCCTTGCTCCGTGGAATACTAGCGCCTAGCATGTCCAGAAGTGGACTATGCCAGTGATGTTCAACGCTTGGCACTAGTTCTGACGTTCTCAAGTAAGCAGGATCGGCACTATGCTAAACACCATGACTTAATCCCCGGCCCGGAAATGTTCATCTCCCAACACGAAAGCCGCTCTTTGGTCGATTATCCGAGGAAGGCTGACGTGGCAACGATCCCTGACATGAGAAACGGACTTTATGAATATGAGTTTTGAGAACCAAAGTTGCCTGTCAAGAGGGAGTCTTGCATTCTCGATTGGTCGCAAACTTGCCGCCTGGATGCGCGGGATACGCAAAACGCCAACTATTGAATTCTTTTGTTCCGTTATCCACCATCACCGCGCGGCAGCTTGTCATTCTCTCGATGGCGGAACATGCCGCTTCTCAGCCTCCGCACTCAAGATCGGATGACCCGGGCGCATCGCAACCAACGTTTCCTTGCATTCTTGAATTCCATTTTTCAACTGGCCGACGACTGCGCAAATCCTGCATACATGTTCGACTCGGATCGAATACAAGCCGTGATGTCTTCGGTGTGGGCAAGAAAGCCGAACGCCGGGATGTGGAGCTGCGGACTCGGCAGTGGCTTTGGAGCATCGTTTGATGCAACAGCCCCAGGTTCGGTGACTGCAGGCGAAAATGGCTGTTTTGTGAAAACACATTGTTGTTGGTCCCTAAATGGTATGATTGACTTATTGTGTGTCTAGTTGGCTTGCTGGTGAGGTGTATATGACCAAAAAGAGCATTTCGTTGAAACAGGATGCCAACGCCGGTCCAGCCTTTAAGCAAGACCCAAATGTTAAAACGTGCCGTCTTTGTACAACTGTTTGTCGTGCGCCTTTACAGCAGTTGTACAACCAGTCGGCACAATCAACCGAAGTGAGCACATGGCGCTGTTCATCCAACGGGAAACCTATTCACTCGCTAGTTACGAAGCGCCAGGCTATGTCACTGTCGCAGGATTCCGCTTTGAACTTGTCGGAAGTCGCAAGCCCAGAAGAGTTTGGCATTTGTGTTCTCCTGCAGGCTTCCGATGTGTGGAACGTCGATGCCTATACGAGATAGTGTACTGAGCAGCGAGGACGTCCcgtccttggccatgacgaCGCCATGAGAGTAGAGGAGACACTCCAGGTCGGTAGTAGAGTCGCCAAAGTACAAAAGTTGCTGTCCAGTGGGTACTATTTGCTGTAGAGCCTTCAACTTATCGGGCGCCGTTGTGATTCTGGAACCCGTCGACTGTGGGCCGTGAATCTGTCCACTTTCAGCAATGTCATTTGCAACGACACGAAGGCGATGCGGGTGAAGAACACCCTTGATAAACGATgtggaccagttgactgagatgatgtcgacgtctAGGCCCCGAGATTTGGCCCAGTTCAATAATTCTTCAAATCCCTCTGCGACTGCCACGCGTCCCGATGAGACGGCATCCACGCCCATTTGAAACAAGTCGTCTGGTCCAAGTCCAGCAAAGATGCCACTCTCCGATACTCTAGACAGCGAGGCCTCTTCAGCACCCTTCATCCCGGACAGGAATCGCTTCTCTGATGCGACATCTCGCCTTTTGGATTCAGGCGGGTTGAAGCTAGTCTTGTACGACTCAAAATCTTGGAGATAGGCTTTCACGGCGTGGTCCCAGGCTGGTTGTAGGTCACGAGCAGTACGACGGCgttggatgttgacggcCGCCTGGGCCAGTTCACCAATGGTGTCCCTCTGGGTGATTGTGCCATCAAAGTCAAAAACCAGGCGCATTGTGGACATGAATTTGCGTCGTTTGGCGGTTTGCGTCACCTGGCGCATAAACATGGCTGTGGGATGGTCGTGAGAAGAGAGCTTTGTGTGTCCAAGATTTGGCGGGAATGTTGGAAGGAATCCACTCCACTCCCCCACAGGGAAGAGGCTGTTGCTCATGTTTTCTACTTTACAAACACTACCAAAGTAGTGCGCATGACCTGAGCAGTTAACCGGCTCATACGAATGTTTAATCCCGTCTTGAAACTTTGAGCTTGAACGATGAATTGGCGTTTACTGGCGTATAGTACCACCCAGTTGTATCGGCCCAAACTCAACACGGAGTAACGAGGATgcaacaaccaacatcaagtttGTCCGCTCTAACCTTGTCCCTCTAACTTTTACCCTGTGAGCGCATGATCTGCTGGTAAAGTCGGGACTAATGCACCGCCAAAGTCAATAGCAACCATCACAGAATCCCATAGAATGAATCTTGTTGATATTCTAGACCTTTGCGGTCCAATCTATGCCGGGTATGTATGACGCAGATGTACTTCCAACCGGTGAAGTTTTTATGTAGAAAGCAAAATGTGAAACAAAAACACCCCAACTCCTTAGATGACAATAGCACAATAGCCTTCAGCTAGTAAAGATTTCGCCAGTATTGGCCCCCAGATTACAAACCCTCTCAGCACATTATGCTGGCAACACGTCTTCCATTTCCTCattttcgtcgtcgtcccCATCATCCACAGCCTCTGCAGCCTCTTCCTTAGCGTCGTTTCCAGCTTTATCCTTGTACGCATCATTCAAGCCATAGTGGTTGGCAAAGCGGCCGCTCTTGTGCAGCACCGCAACCTCTTCGAGCACCTGGCGGAGGTAGGAGTCGGGCTGTTGCAGTTTTTGACGCAAGGCCTTCATAGACCAATACTGATACTGACGGAAACAATCGAAGATGAGATCCAAAAGCTGGTTCTTGGGAATACGAGCAGCCTTGAAAACTTCGCCCTTTTTGGCTTTGACGGTGGGTGGTGCATTTTTCTGCCACTAGTTAGCTTTGGAAACTCTGTGCCAAAGGTTAAAGAGCAAAAACCGTACGATGAAGCCTCCGCCCCAGGTAGCAGATCCAGCTGTacctgggttgatgatggaggatgCGCTGTTCCTGCTGATAATTTGGAGTTTCGTCTTGGACGTCTCGGCGTCGAGGAGTCTCCTGGCGAGTAGCCGTTCCTCTTCCTGGATATTTCGGGGTTCGACGCGAACATCATAATGTATCTTGCCGAAGACCTTTGTCCGTTCTGGGCAGTGTCAGCATTGTCATGTTTGGTCAACTGAGACCGCAAGTCGCGGGAGTCGGCCTACTGGGAATAGCCTTGCGGTAGTATGGCTGGTATCTGTTCCTCCGATCATATGTCCTCTCCGTTCGTTCGACGCCTTGGTTCTGCCTTTGCCGCAGGATCGATTGAGGGATCCCCGCAGCGGCAGCGTCCGCGCGagccttgttcttctcctTGTACCCCGGCAGATCCTCCTCGCTGAAAATGAAGTGGTTCTTGACGTCTCGGTCCAGAATCTCCAGGTCGTATTCGCGAGGAAGTGCCTGGTGTTCAGGGCAGTTGGCCTGCAGCAGCATGCGAAGCTTGGTTTCGTTGCGCGTGCCGCCTTCTATGGACGCGTCGGGTACAGGTTCGTTCCACGTCCGCAGGGTGCCAATCTGtatctcgtcgtcgtcgcccaGCCCTTCTACGAGCTTCGTCCACGCATCCCACATGTACTTGGGCACGCGCGCGAGGTACAGTGTTTCGAAGCTGCTGCCTGGGCTCTTGTCGTAGAACTCGAGGTCGCCTGCGTCCTCAAAcaactcatcctcctccatggccattggcggcggcatcacCTTTTCATCCTCTGGATCTGGTTTTATATATCCTGATTCTGCCATGGGGAGCGTGTGTGCCGGGCGCAGGATTCGGAAacgttggtgttggagatgcGCGAGGcgaggtggttgatggttggaGACTAAATATGTAGCAAAGGTTGGAACCTTGTGTGTGACGAAATACAGCATTGGAGCAAGCAGCTGGCGCTTTGCAGACTATTGGCTGGGGCGAAGCAGAAATATGGGGCACAGAACTCAATCAGTCTGGTCACTGAAAGCTCACTTTGACATTTGACATAAATCGACTTGAAGTTAAAGCACGGGCCAACCTTGGACTGAATGGCTGGGGTCTTTGTCCGTCCCGCCATTGGCCAAGACAGTGACACCACGCAGCTTGGTGGCTTGGCTGACTTTCTGCTGGCCAAAACCATCGTCGTTGAGGCATCACCATTTCAGTTCCCTACTTAGAATTAACCACGCCGCCAGTAGCCGCCCGTTCGTCATGGTAGACGCTCAGCTGCTACAAAGTTTCAACGTACCCAGCGGTCACGGCCACGGTCACGTTCCTGGTTCTTGAGTTCGATCATTGCCAGGTACATAAACTGGCAATTCCCAACGGAAAccgtcctcctcccctcGACCATCCAACCTCTTACACATCTTGACGAGCCCTCAGGCAATCATAACAGTCTCATAGCTGTCTCGATTCAGTCTCGATTCAGTCTCGATTCATTACATCACATACTCCACGACACCAAAGAAGTCAACTaaaccaaacaaaccaaatAAACAACACGGACAACCAACAATATGCCGGTCAAGTCCCTGGTTGACCTTGCGACGGCGGCCTGCCTGAAGAACCTCAAGGAACTAGGCAGTATAGGAGACTACCTACCTTACGACGCAGTCCGCCACATCCTCCTCAAGATTGACAGCGCACATCAGCTCCGACAGATTGAGCTCAACTCGCCGCAGATTCAGGGACTCACAGGCGAGATATGGCTGAAGCTCATTGAGAAGGACTTTCCCCTCGAatacaaggccaaggcgTACAAGCCCCAGAACCCCGACAAATGGTATCGGGTGTGGGCAAAGTACAAGGCGGAACACGATACGGCTCTCCAGGAGAGCGAGGATAAGCTCAAGAATGCCCTGGCTGGCCTCAagcaggacaaggagaagaacaCTAGCCGAATCATCGAGAACAAACTTCTTCCCAAGTCCGTCAAGCTGGGAGGCGGAAAGAAGCTTTTTAGCGGACCGCGCGAGGCTTACTCCAACCACCTGTCCTTTAACTCGGGCAGCCGGACCAAGACTGTGAATGGCGCAAGTGTCATGCGCAAAGTTCGTCGCGAGGTCAAGGAAATTGCCACCATTCATGGCGCACTCTCCCGCCCCATGAATACACCCACCCGTGTTTcgcagatgaagaaggcccCGGAATCCATGGTCAACGATTACCGCCgatcatctcaaccacagtATCGTCCAACTGCTGTGTCTCCTGAGCCGCcatctgccatggccgaGCATGAGGAGCGTGCCACCTTCATAtcggacgaggaagaggatgatgacgtctttgatgatgatgagatgtCCAAGCTGCCAACCAGACCGGCAAAGCCAGTCAAGAAGCCAGTTGCGCAGTCTGCGGCTACGTCGCTGCTGAAGAGAAAGCCGCAGGCgccttcgtcatcttcgacCACCGTGAAGCGCGTGTCTGCTCCCGCGGCAGCATCCAGCCCAGTCAAGCGCTCCTCAAGCCTAGCAAACAAGTTTAAGCGCCCGGTGGTCAAGTCTCCgccacaatcaccaccatcaccaccgagATCTCAAGCAAAGTCGTCCGCAATTCACCAAAGCAACTCTGCTCAACGCGCAGAAGTACCGTCACCACCACTACCTGCCACAGCAGGatcatcgtcaccaccatctgcGGAGTCTCTGCCTGCTCCTCCACAGATCGTATCACGAAAGCGCAAGGCTGTGGATATTTTCATGAGGCCTAAAAAGCGATAATCAACCACAgaagttgatggcattgGCTGCGCTTTGCATCTTGTATAACAATGCTTGTTTTTAAATTTGGAGTTTTATGGACATTACATCGGCGTTGGAGGCACAATATTGGAGGCTAGAAAGCCGCATATGAAATGCATATGAAGGGACTGAAACATGCATCATTACATCTGGAAGTTGGGAGGACAAGTGTTTTAGAATGGTAGAGTCTTGGGAACCAGCGATTTTGCCTAGAGAGATCATGCGGCATAATAAATCACTTGTTAGTGGTGCACACTGTTTAGTTTATCATGttcttggcttcatcaatAGACAATCGTCTACGTTATTGTAATGAATAGCATCCTCCGGATGTCAACTCCGCAGGGTTAATCCGCCCCTCGTCTATGGTAATCAAATTTTCCCCTCGCGCCTTTTAGCATCCTCCTCTCAGAGCAAGCACCAAGTGCAACGTATCTCCAGCAACGAGGTTGTAGTCGGCAGCCGACTTGTCATCGGTCCTACACCTGGTTAGCCATTTCACTGTTCCAGTTCCGGTTTTTCGTAGGAGTCGGAGGGTCGTACATTTGCTTTCCTCCGTGAATCAGACGCTGTTGAACGGGGGGGATACCCTCCTTCTCTTCGACCTTTTCCTTGATTTGCGAGACCTATCCTTTGTAAGCTCGTTTCGAATCTTGCCGTCGCGTTTGTACTATTATCGTTTGAGGGCGGGTTGGTTTCACACCTTGTAGTCGCTTTCAATATCCAACTCAATCTCCTTGCCGGTCAGGGTTCGCACTCTGCAGTCGTTAGcttggctggagcttgcGGATGGCGGGGTTGACGTACTTGATCAACATGGTGGCGGTTGTATGGCTCTACGTGAGAGGCGAAACGGATGGGAGGTAAACTATGGGTGAAGAAAGAGTACGAGACTTGTCGTGTGTGAGACGGGCGTTTAATTTCGTGGAAGCTGCAAGgctgatgatgttggaggaaAAGTACGAGGTCCTGGTGGGTTGATGAGCTGCGTTTGGATgtgtggtggtctggttgctcaTGCGGGGCACAAGGCGGCGTCAGATGGCAAACTGTCAGTGTGGATTTAGACCTTTCAACTCCCGCTCACAGGACAGCTCTTATCAATTGATCGACTTCATCAAAGAATTCTTTGTACAATTTATAATCTATCAACATAACGCAAATCTATCAACAGTCTATTCATGAATTACGCAAGCAAACGGCCATTTCCTAGCTCGACCCCAGTTCCTTAAGCACCTCATCCCAGCCATCCTCGCCAGAAAGCAAAGGAACCTTGACATCGCACTTTGTTCCCTTTTGTGGCATTGTTCCATTGACAAAATACGACCGGATAGCCTTTGCCGTGCACAGAGAGGCCTGCATCAAACTATCATGCTGCACATTGTTAGCCCAGGACACCTCGTCACTTAGAAAACGGCAAACTCACCCCATACGAGTCGT
This window contains:
- a CDS encoding haloacid dehalogenase-like hydrolase (similar to Metarhizium robertsii ARSEF 23 XP_007820139.1), which translates into the protein MSNSLFPVGEWSGFLPTFPPNLGHTKLSSHDHPTAMFMRQVTQTAKRRKFMSTMRLVFDFDGTITQRDTIGELAQAAVNIQRRRTARDLQPAWDHAVKAYLQDFESYKTSFNPPESKRRDVASEKRFLSGMKGAEEASLSRVSESGIFAGLGPDDLFQMGVDAVSSGRVAVAEGFEELLNWAKSRGLDVDIISVNWSTSFIKGVLHPHRLRVVANDIAESGQIHGPQSTGSRITTAPDKLKALQQIVPTGQQLLYFGDSTTDLECLLYSHGVVMAKDGTSSLLSTLSRIGIDVPHIGSLQENTNAKLFWACDFRQVQSGILRQ
- a CDS encoding transcription initiation factor iif (similar to Metarhizium acridum CQMa 102 XP_007811619.1), which encodes MAESGYIKPDPEDEKVMPPPMAMEEDELFEDAGDLEFYDKSPGSSFETLYLARVPKYMWDAWTKLVEGLGDDDEIQIGTLRTWNEPVPDASIEGGTRNETKLRMLLQANCPEHQALPREYDLEILDRDVKNHFIFSEEDLPGYKEKNKARADAAAAGIPQSILRQRQNQGVERTERTYDRRNRYQPYYRKAIPKRTKVFGKIHYDVRVEPRNIQEEERLLARRLLDAETSKTKLQIISRNSASSIINPGTAGSATWGGGFIKNAPPTVKAKKGEVFKAARIPKNQLLDLIFDCFRQYQYWSMKALRQKLQQPDSYLRQVLEEVAVLHKSGRFANHYGLNDAYKDKAGNDAKEEAAEAVDDGDDDENEEMEDVLPA
- a CDS encoding RNA polymerase II transcription factor SIII (Elongin) subunit A (similar to Metarhizium acridum CQMa 102 XP_007811620.1), which gives rise to MPVKSLVDLATAACLKNLKELGSIGDYLPYDAVRHILLKIDSAHQLRQIELNSPQIQGLTGEIWLKLIEKDFPLEYKAKAYKPQNPDKWYRVWAKYKAEHDTALQESEDKLKNALAGLKQDKEKNTSRIIENKLLPKSVKLGGGKKLFSGPREAYSNHLSFNSGSRTKTVNGASVMRKVRREVKEIATIHGALSRPMNTPTRVSQMKKAPESMVNDYRRSSQPQYRPTAVSPEPPSAMAEHEERATFISDEEEDDDVFDDDEMSKLPTRPAKPVKKPVAQSAATSLLKRKPQAPSSSSTTVKRVSAPAAASSPVKRSSSLANKFKRPVVKSPPQSPPSPPRSQAKSSAIHQSNSAQRAEVPSPPLPATAGSSSPPSAESLPAPPQIVSRKRKAVDIFMRPKKR
- a CDS encoding ubiquitin family domain-containing protein, with the translated sequence MLIKVRTLTGKEIELDIESDYKVSQIKEKVEEKEGIPPVQQRLIHGGKQMTDDKSAADYNLVAGDTLHLVLALRGGC